The Pochonia chlamydosporia 170 chromosome 1, whole genome shotgun sequence genome window below encodes:
- a CDS encoding 60S ribosomal protein L13 (similar to Metarhizium acridum CQMa 102 XP_007811132.1) — protein sequence MAIKHNQKIVNNHFRKDWQRRVRTHFDQPGKKVSRRTARQAKAAALAPRPVDKLRPIVRCPTIKYNRKVRAGRGFTLTELKEAGIARPLARTVGISVDHRRQNLSEESLAINVARLKAYKERLILLPRKSNAPKKGDTKTDLSKVNKAATISSVLPIAPTDLAVKEIKKSEMPKAVEGGAYTTLRMARSNKRYQGAREKRAREKAEAETAKK from the exons ATG GCGATCAAGCACAACCAGAAGATTGTCAACAACC ACTTCCGCAAGGACTGGCAGAGACGGGTTCGCACCCACTTCGACCAG CCCGGAAAGAAGGTCTCCCGCCGCACTGCTCGTCAGGCCAAGGCCGCTGCTCTGGCTCCTCGCCCCGTCGACAAGTTGCGCCCCATTGTGCGATGCCCTACTATTAAGTACAACCGCAAGGTCCGCGCCGGCCGGGGTTTCACCCTGACCGAGCTCAAG GAGGCTGGCATCGCCCGACCTCTGGCCCGCACCGTCGGTATTTCCGTcgaccaccgccgccagAACCTCTCCGAGGAGAGCCTGGCCATCAACGTGGCCCGCCTCAAGGCCTACAAGGAGCGCTTGATCTTGCTTCCCCGCAAGTCCAACGCCCCCAAGAAGGGTGACACCAAGACCGACCTgtccaaggtcaacaaggccGCCACCATTTCCTCCGTCCTGCCCATCGCCCCCACCGACCTCGCCGTTAAGGAGATCAAGAAGAGTGAGATGCCCAAAGCCGTCGAGGGCGGTGCCTACACTACTCTGCGTATGGCCCGAAGCAACAAGCGATACCAGGGTGCTCGTGAGAAGCGTGCTAGGGAGAAGGCTGAGGCTGAGACTGCTAAGAAATAA
- a CDS encoding biotin apo-protein ligase (similar to Neosartorya fischeri NRRL 181 XP_001260448.1), with protein MTPRRLNVLVYTGTGTTSESVRQCMYSLRRLLSPNYAVIPISESVLLKEPWASTCALLVIPGGADLGYCRVLNGEGNRHISDFVRRGGSYLGLCAGGYYGSSKCEFEVGNKPLEVIGSRELGFFPGTCRGGAFKGFEYHSEKGARAAVLKVTKGAFKDSIPEKFASYYNGGGVFVDVDKVTGRKVEVLASYDEDLDVDGGDGKAALVLCHIGDGKALLSGPHPEFSPANLSPQPTIPGYDNLIVKLQEDDAARLAFLGACLEKLGLEVSAENESLPTLSNLHLSAVDNSQVSELLCSWSDVIDKENGEEFITGEADKFRIQSDEDGLTLEDLQRSLPGADDHPTGETGIVDYGAITKNIIAHERALPTKEMTPRFNHKLYYSSLRRFQRIEDRAEDWGNMLMYGDVITSTNSLLEKNPKLISKLPTGFTFSAATQVAGRGRGTNVWVAPPGGLMFSTIINHPAYLAASRPVVFIQYIAAIAIVEAIQSYDVGYENLPIKLKWPNDIYALDPTKPASSKTYVKIGGILSQCGYCDGSYQIVLGIGINAINPRPTTSISDLLPPNASPLHLETLLARIVTRLESLHAQFRREGFSENLERRYYRHWLHTGQAISLEAEGGVRARVLGITRDWGMLRVEETDAEGRGTGKMWTLQSDENSFDFWKGLVRRKQ; from the exons ATGACTCCAAGACGGCTCAACGTCCTCGTCTATACGG GCACGGGGACTACGTCCGAATCAGTCCGCCAGTGCATGTACTCACTCCGCCGACTTCTCTCGCCAAACTACGCCGTCATCCCCATCTCAGAATCAGTCCTTCTCAAGGAACCATGGGCATCTACTTGCGCGCTGCTCGTGATACCCGGCGGCGCGGATCTAGGCTACTGCAGAGTTCTCAACGGCGAAGGGAACCGCCACATTAGTGACTTCGTTCGCCGAGGTGGCTCGTATCTTGGCCTTTGTGCCGGCGGATACTACGGAAGTAGCAAGTGCGAGTTTGAGGTAGGAAACAAGCCTCTCGAGGTTATTGGGAGCAGAGAACTGGGCTTCTTCCCCGGGACTTGTCGTGGCGGCGCATTCAAGGGTTTCGAGTATCACAGTGAGAAAGGGGCTCGTGCTGCTGTCCTGAAGGTCACAAAGGGAGCGTTCAAGGACAGTATCCCGGAAAAATTTGCATCCTATTACaatggcggtggtgtttttgTGGACGTGGATAAGGTGACTGGGCGCAAAGTAGAGGTTTTGGCTTCGTACGATGAGGacttggatgtggatggaggtgatgGGAAAGCTGCCCTGGTGCTTTGTCACATTGGAGATGGCAAGGCTCTACTATCTGGGCCGCATCCCGA GTTTTCCCCTGCCAACCTGTCACCACAGCCGACGATCCCAGGATACGACAAcctcatcgtcaagctgcaggaAGATGACGCCGCAAGGCTCGCTTTCCTAGGAGCATGTCTTGAGAAGCTCGGCCTGGAAGTGAGTGCTGAAAACGAATCACTGCCCACGCTTTCCAATCTTCACCTGTCCGCCGTCGACAACTCCCAAGTCTCTGAATTATTGTGCTCCTGGAGCGACGTCATTGACAAGGAGAACGGGGAGGAGTTTATCACCGGCGAAGCGGATAAATTCCGCATCCAAAGTGACGAAGATGGTCTCACGCTGGAAGATTTACAACGGTCCCTACCTGGCGCAGACGACCACCCTACAGGTGAGACGGGAATTGTCGACTACGGTGCCATTACGAAGAACATCATTGCCCACGAGCGGGCGCTGCCGACGAAGGAAATGACTCCGCGGTTCAACCATAAGCTTTACTATTCTAGTCTCAGGAGATTCCAGAGGATAGAGGATAGAGCAGAAGATTGGGGGAACATGTTGATGTATGGCGATGTCATTACCAGCACCAACTCTTTACTTGAAAA GAACCCTAAACTGATATCAAAACTCCCAACTGGCTTCACATTCTCCGCTGCAACACAAGTTGCCGGCCGCGGGCGAGGAACCAACGTCTGGGTCGCGCCGCCAGGGGGTCTCATGTTCTCAACCATCATAAACCACCCTGCTTACCTGGCTGCTTCTCGACCAGTAGTCTTCATCCAGTACATCGCCGCGATAGCAATTGTGGAAGCCATTCAGTCCTACGACGTCGGCTACGAGAACCTCCCCATCAAACTCAAATGGCCAAACGACATCT ATGCCCTCGATCCCACGaaaccagcatcatcaaaaACATATGTCAAAATCGGTGGCATTCTCTCACAATGCGGGTACTGCGACGGCTCGTACCAAATCGTTTTAGGTAtcggcatcaacgccatcaacCCTCGTCCCACGACGTCGATTTCCGACCTCCTACCGCCAAATGCGTCCCCTCTTCATCTGGAAACGTTGTTGGCGAGAATAGTAACACGACTAGAGTCACTTCATGCACAGTTCCGCCGCGAAGGTTTCTCTGAAAACTTGGAGCGGAGATACTACCGCCACTGGTTGCACACGGGTCAGGCAATCTCTTTGGAAGCTGAGGGTGGTGTGAGGGCCAGGGTCCTGGGTATCACGAGGGACTGGGGTATGTTGAGGGTTGAGGAGACGGATGCGGAGGGCAGGGGGACGGGTAAGATGTGGACATTGCAGAGTGATGAGAATAGCTTTGACTTTTGGAAGggcttggtgaggaggaagcaGTGA
- a CDS encoding mitochondrial genome maintenance protein (similar to Metarhizium acridum CQMa 102 XP_007811136.1) yields MILSRRAAIAATRALTPRARCIIPPTRFYATSTATAPAQPSQSPATPSKSSPAASTASKTNSAYKSSPSASKNTPLTEADVRYEAKTIARPDGSQPSVDVAGIPVINWANSFHGISSKPVTEAQFKVLMAPLAIEDIEVKPDGVIYLPEIKYRRKLNEAFGPMGWGMIPKGEAVVGKAIVTREYALIVDGRFVSQAQGENSYFSPDQLPSSIEGCKSNAMMRCCKDLGIASELWDPLFIKWFKKTHMEQAWVEHTPTKKKKTFWFKKGEVEVSYPYTLSK; encoded by the exons ATGATTCTCTCGCGACGAGCTGCAATTGCAGCAACACGGGCACTCACACCCCGCGCACGATGCATCATCCCCCCAACTCGATTTTACGCAACTTCAACCGCCACAGCACCAGCTCAACCCTCACAAAGTCCCGCAACACCCTCAAAATCAAGCcccgcagcttcaacagcgaGCAAAACTAACAGCGCCTACAAATCGAGTCCCAGCGCCAGCAAGAACACACCCCTCACCGAAGCCGATGTGAGGTATGAAGCGAAGACGATTGCCCGCCCAGACGGGTCCCAACCATCTGTCGACGTGGCAGGCATACCGGTGATAAATTGGGCAAACAGCTTCCACGGCATATCGTCCAAACCAGTGACAGAAGCGCAGTTCAAGGTCCTCATGGCGCCCCTCGCCATTGAGGATATCGAAGTCAAACCCGATGGCGTCATCTACCTCCCCGAAATCAAATACAGGCGGAAACTGAACGAGGCATTCGGTCCCATGGGCTGGGGGATGATTCCCAAGGGCGAAGCCGTGGTTGGTAAAGCCATCGTCACGAGGGAATATGCACTCATTGTCGACGGCCG GTTCGTATCTCAGGCGCAAGGCGAAAACTCGTACTTTTCGCCTGACCAACTCCCCTCGTCGATTGAAGGGTGCAAGTCGAATGCCATGATGCGGTGCTGCAAGGACCTGGGCATTGCTTCGGAGCTCTGGGATCCTCTTTTCATAAAGTGGTTCAAGAAGACGCACATGGAGCAGGCGTGGGTGGAGCATACGCCtaccaagaagaagaagacatttTGGTTCAAGAAGGGCGAGGTGGAGGTTTCGTATCCGTATACCTTGAGCAAGTGA
- a CDS encoding armadillo-type fold domain-containing protein (similar to Cordyceps militaris CM01 XP_006670524.1) codes for MTPQEVATLLQEHGSSRKPDASENSSQTSDDRLRRTKLLSAVLTECKEAWAARSEELDLVAEKLGDGSRDVAWRLPFGDSGILGFFLDLLAEGGLRQNLHKHSLRLIGNSCADTDENRARVVENDRLSAITKHLTDQSLLPLNIPVIYNILVDYDPAQVLASKSQLNKQLVAILSLPHISKHASTVPHICKILALLVPQEGEFAVADPSTVNILLSLANQPEAKEDVDVFIALVEVAVAYLANEDFQLRVITEDKMGLFVDTFYYIHAGLDIDGIDDEDAVAQLKELRVSLLSTLADISGNDQFVAAYPLPDAVPQTFLAWIRGNNASLQTAACLALGNTSRSDKASIALVNEYKAHEPLASLLANPAVTDSQLLHAACSFLKNLAIPADNKTQLEALLRPQCVPRIFSLDTLPLIQFAAVSLTRLLLLNCPSNVRQICAVVNSDSLEDSASQQSSANGIISLFGRSDAEPTKVEAARCVAGICRVLYSSPVSEILQASGSNDHTDEARRARFFEEHQIEAPIRFLITQEKWPSLRSEVWFVLALMSRSKDGARVVASVLDDKAVEAVLVETITGQKPTDDENPALESKPEESLLGPAFSSEAGELQLEPQQVDPKQQASMLKLDRENALILCTELKKNSESGLSPEKLAVLQNLVRTGTQLVVADRTKT; via the exons ATGACACCACAGGAGGTTGCTACTTTGCTCCAAGAGCATGGTAGCAGTCGTAAACCAGACGCTTCTGAAAATTCTTCACAGACATCTGATGACCGCCTTAGAAGGACGAAACTGCTCTCTGCCGTACTCACAGAATGCAAGGAAGCTTGGGCAGCTAGGTCTGAGGAGCTGGATTTGGTAGCAGAAAAGCTCGGAGATGGCAGTCGAGATG TGGCATGGCGCTTGCCCTTCGGTGATTCTGGAATTCTGGGCTTCTTTCTCGATCTATTGGCAGAGGGTGGTCTGAGACAAAATCTTCACAAACACTCTCTACGCTTGATAGGGAATTCTTGTGCTGATACAGATGAGAATCGAGCTCGAGTTGTGGAAAACGACAGATTAtcagccatcaccaagcacTTAACCGATCAAAGTCTCTTACCACTCAATATCCCTGTCATTTACAACATACTCGTCGACTACG ATCCTGCTCAAGTTTTGGCATCCAAGTCCCAACTCAACAAGCAACTTGTGGCCATCCTATCTCTACCGCACATCTCCAAACACGCCTCAACTGTACCACATATTTGCAAAATACTGGCGCTTCTTGTTCCACAAGAAGGAGAATTTGCCGTCGCCGACCCATCCACAGTTAACATCCTTCTCAGCTTGGCTAATCAGCCAGAGGCAAAagaggatgttgatgttttCATTGCACTCGTGGAAGTGGCAGTGGCTTACCTGGCGAATGAGGATTTTCAGTTGAGAGTAATAACCGAAGACAAGATGGGACTGTTTGTTGATACTTTTTATTACATCCACGctggacttgacattgacggaattgatgacgaagacgccgTCGCGCAATTGAAGGAGTTGCGTGTTTCTTTACTTTCAACCTTGGCCGACATTTCTGGAAACGACCAATTTGTAGCAGCCTACCCTCTTCCAGATGCAGTACCACAAACTTTCCTGGCTTGGATTCGTGGCAACAATGCTTCCTTGCAAACAGCTGCATGCCTAGCTCTGGGAAATACGTCCCGATCTGATAAAGCGTCGATTGCTTTGGTAAACGAATACAAGGCTCACGAGCCGCTCGCCAGCCTTTTGGCAAACCCGGCGGTTACCGACTCTCAACTTCTTCACGCTGCCTGCTCATTTCTCAAAAACTTGGCAATCCCTGCAGACAATAAAACTCAGCTCGAGGCTTTGCTTCGTCCACAATGTGTTCCACGAATATTCTCGCTCGACACATTACCCCTGATTCAATTCGCTGCAGTCTCACTCACACGTCTACTTTTGCTCAACTGCCCCTCAAATGTTCGCCAGATCTGTGCTGTAGTCAATTCCGATTCATTGGAAGACTCTGCCAGTCAACAGTCCAGCGCAAATGGTATAATTTCACTATTTGGGCGTTCAGATGCGGAGCCAACCAAAGTAGAGGCCGCCAGGTGTGTGGCCGGTATCTGTCGAGTGCTTTATTCGTCACCAGTCTCTGAAATTTTGCAAGCTTCGGGATCCAACGACCACACTGACGAAGCCAGAAGAGCGAGATTCTTTGAGGAACATCAGATTGAAGCCCCAATTCGATTTCTCATCACCCAAGAGAAATGGCCATCTTTGCGCTCCGAGGTATGGTTCGTGCTCGCATTGATGTCTAGGTCCAAGGACGGCGCCCGAGTTGTTGCATCAGTGTTGGACGACAAGGCAGTAGAGGCAGTCCTGGTTGAAACCATCACCGGCCAAAAGCCAACAGATGACGAAAACCCTGCCTTGGAATCCAAACCGGAAGAGTCGCTCCTGGGTCCAGCCTTTTCATCAGAGGCAGGCGAGCTGCAACTTGAGCCCCAGCAGGTAGATCCCAAACAGCAGGCAAgcatgttgaagctggatAGAGAGAATGCACTGATATTGTGCACCGAGTTGAAAAAGAATTCTGAAAGCGGTTTGTCGCCGGAAAAGCTTGCTGTATTGCAGAATCTGGTACGGACTGGAACCCAACTTGTTGTTGCGGATAGAACCAAGACATAG
- a CDS encoding mitochondrial import inner membrane translocase subunit TIM16 (similar to Metarhizium acridum CQMa 102 XP_007811134.1), with amino-acid sequence MAHRFVVTAFLTGSRILGRSFMAAYKQAQAASQYQRAQAKAGGGASGRASLSSGMTLDEACKILNVKPPAGGQANVEEVIERYKRLFDANDPQKGGSFYLQSKIVRAKERFERELGPIREKVEQEAEVKEGWKPKVYKDK; translated from the exons ATG GCGCATCGGTTCGTCGTCACCGCCTTCCTGACAGGCTCCCGAATCCTGGGCCGGTCCTTTATGGCGGCCTACAAACAAGCCCAAGCTGCGTCACAATACCAGCGCGCGCAGGCCAAGGCTGGAGGCGGCGCTTCAGGACGAGCCTCTTTATCGTCAGGCATGACTCTGGACGAGGCCTGCAAAATCCTCAACGTCAAGCCGCCCGCTGGCGGTCAAGCCAACGTCGAAGAAGTCATTGAGAGATACAAGCGACTGTTCGATGCCAACGACCCGCAAAAAGGAGGCAGTTTCTACCTACAGAGCAAGATCGTCCGAGCCAAGGAGCGATTCGAGCGAGAATTGGGACCCATACGAGAAAAGGTCGAGCAAGAGGCTGAAGTTAAGGAAGGTTGGAAACCAAAGGTCTACAAGGACAAATAA